The Cucurbita pepo subsp. pepo cultivar mu-cu-16 chromosome LG08, ASM280686v2, whole genome shotgun sequence genome contains a region encoding:
- the LOC111800021 gene encoding pectinesterase-like, whose product MAYDGGGCKNNKAALVGLLSLFLVALDNGVSGAGEDSGSSNVAIKTLCEPTTYRQTCEEALVKSNVDSKDPRELIKAGFHFAIEQLKVAIANSPTLKQATTDPMAKEAIDTCDELMDYAIDDLLTTFDQITDSFSLNRVDNYLKNLRIWLSGALTYQETCLDAFQNVTGDTGEKMTNLLKTSKEMTANGLVMVGEVTSLVSSLWKALGLPETGRQLRAEELDEEDEGEEPSWVNDRRGLLQHSGAKIRANVVVAKDGSGKYKTITQALQDVPRKSNKTFVIYVKEGVYQEQVMVDKTMTWVMMIGDGPTKTKITASKNFKDGTSTFQTATFAAVGTNFIGKDLWFENSAGPEKHQAVALRVQSDMSIFYNCRMDGYQDTLYTHAHRQFFRDCTITGTIDFIFGNAAVVLQNCKIFVRKPMENQKCIVTAQGRLERKEPTGIVLQNCAISSDPGFFPVRHVFKTYLGRPWKQYSRTIIMQCQIDDLIQPEGWLPWEGNFALKTLFYSEYDNRGPGAAKQNRVKWRGIKQITPKHAIDFTPGLFIRGNPWIRRTGVPYYSGMATI is encoded by the exons GGGTTGTTGTCTCTGTTTTTGGTTGCCTTGGATAATGGTGTAAGTGGCGCAGGAGAGGACTCTGGGTCCTCTAATGTTGCCATTAAGACTCTATGTGAGCCCACTACTTACCGTCAAACTTGCGAAGAAGCCCTGGTGAAGTCCAATGTTGACTCAAAAGACCCACGTGAGTTGATCAAGGCAGGGTTCCATTTTGCTATTGAGCAGCTCAAAGTGGCAATTGCAAATTCCCCCACTTTGAAACAAGCCACCACCGACCCCATGGCGAAGGAAGCTATTGATACTTGTGACGAGCTCATGGATTATGCAATTGATGATCTTTTAACTACGTTTGATCAAATCACTGATAGTTTTAGTTTAAATAGGGTGGATAATTATCTTAAGAATCTTAGGATTTGGTTGAGTGGTGCGTTGACATATCAAGAAACTTGTTTGGATGCTTTCCAGAATGTTACTGGCGATACTGGTGAGAAGATGACGAATTTGTTGAAGACGTCAAAAGAAATGACCGCTAATGGACTTGTGATGGTGGGTGAGGTTACATCTCTTGTGAGCTCTTTGTGGAAGGCGCTCGGGCTGCCAGAAACAGGGCGACAACTCCGAGCAGAAGAACtcgatgaagaagatgaaggggAAGAGCCATCTTGGGTCAATGACAGGCGAGGGTTACTCCAACACTCTGGTGCCAAGATCAGGGCGAATGTGGTGGTGGCTAAAGACGGAAGTGGAAAGTACAAGACAATAACTCAAGCCCTTCAAGATGTCCCAAGGAAGAGCAATAAAACATTTGTGATTTATGTGAAGGAAGGAGTTTACCAAGAGCAAGTAATGGTGGACAAAACAATGACCTGGGTCATGATGATTGGAGATGGCCCTACCAAGACCAAGATCACTGCTAGCAAGAACTTCAAGGACGGAACGTCCACATTCCAAACCGCTACTTTTG CGGCGGTCGGAACCAACTTCATCGGAAAAGACTTGTGGTTCGAGAACTCAGCTGGGCCTGAGAAACACCAGGCTGTGGCACTCCGAGTTCAATCAGACATGTCAATCTTTTACAATTGTAGAATGGACGGCTATCAAGATACTCTCTACACCCATGCTCATCGTCAATTCTTTCGAGATTGCACCATCACTGGTACCATTGATTTCATCTTTGGCAATGCTGCTGTCGTCTTACAGAACTGTAAGATCTTTGTGAGGAAGCCAATGGAGAATCAAAAATGCATTGTCACTGCCCAAGGTCGGCTCGAGAGGAAAGAGCCCACTGGTATCGTCCTCCAAAACTGCGCCATCTCTTCTGATCCCGGCTTCTTCCCCGTCCGCCATGTCTTCAAGACCTACCTTGGCCGCCCATGGAAGCAGTATTCAAGAACCATCATCATGCAATGCCAAATCGACGACTTGATCCAGCCTGAAGGGTGGCTTCCATGGGAGGGCAATTTTGCTCTCAAAACTTTGTTTTACAGCGAGTATGATAACAGAGGACCTGGTGCAGCAAAACAAAATCGAGTTAAGTGGAGGGGAATTAAACAAATCACACCGAAGCATGCCATCGATTTCACCCCTGGGTTGTTTATTCGTGGTAATCCCTGGATTAGGCGCACTGGAGTTCCGTACTATTCGGGCATGGCAACGATCTAA
- the LOC111800022 gene encoding pectinesterase-like, with protein sequence MAYDGGGCKNNKAALVGLLSLFFVALVNGVSGAGDDPGSSNAAIKTLCEPTTYRETCEEVLVKSNVDSKDPRELVKAGFHFAIEQLKAAIANSPTLKQATTDPMAQKAVDACDELMDYAIDDLLTSFDKITDSFDVHRVNDYLENLRIWLSAALTYQETCLDGFENVPGDTGEKMKNLLKTSREMTANGLVMVGEVTSLVTTLWQKLGLQQTGRQLRTEQSNEEKEEPSWVSDRXEESNEEFQEEEPSWVSDRRGLLEATGANIKANVVVAKDGSGKYKTITEALKEVPLKSNTTFVIYVKEGVYEEQVMVDKKMTYVMMIGDGPTKTKITASKNVIDGTPTFKSATFAAIGSNFIGKDLWFDNSAGPMKHQAVALRVQSDMSIFYNCRMDAYQDTLYPQTKRQFYRDCTISGTVDFIFGNAAVVLQNCKILVRKPMPNQTCFVTAQGRVEIDEPTGIVLQNCIISSDPEFYPIRHTSKSFLGRPWKKFSRTVIMQCQIDDLIHPEGWMRWSDDSTLKTLFYTEFDNRGPGAAKENRVKWEGIKQITGKQAINFTPSLFIQGDDWIKKTGIPYTGGMMKI encoded by the exons ATGGCGTATGACGGTGGTGGATGTAAGAACAATAAGGCTGCCCTGGTTGGGTTGTTGTCTCTGTTTTTTGTTGCCTTGGTTAATGGTGTAAGTGGCGCAGGAGATGACCCTGGCTCCTCTAATGCTGCCATTAAGACTCTATGTGAGCCCACTACTTACCGTGAAACTTGCGAAGAAGTCCTGGTGAAGTCCAATGTTGACTCAAAAGACCCACGTGAGTTGGTCAAGGCAGGGTTCCATTTTGCTATTGAGCAGCTCAAAGCAGCCATTGCAAATTCCCCCACTTTGAAACAAGCCACCACTGACCCCATGGCGCAAAAAGCAGTTGATGCTTGCGACGAGCTCATGGATTATGCAATTGATGATCTTTTAACTTCCTTTGATAAAATCACCGATAGTTTTGATGTACACAGAGTGAATGATTATCTTGAGAACCTTAGGATTTGGTTGAGCGCTGCATTGACATATCAAGAAACTTGTTTGGATGGTTTCGAGAATGTTCCTGGCGATACTGGTgaaaagatgaagaatttgTTGAAGACGTCAAGAGAAATGACCGCCAATGGGCTTGTGATGGTGGGTGAGGTTACATCCCTTGTGACCACTTTGTGGCAGAAGCTGGGACTGCAACAAACCGGGCGACAACTTCGAACAGAGCAATCcaatgaagaaaaggaagagcCATCTTGGGTGAGCGACAGANCAGAGGAATCCAATGAAGAATTCCAAGAGGAAGAGCCATCTTGGGTGAGCGACAGGCGAGGGCTACTCGAGGCCACTGGAGCTAACATCAAGGCGAATGTGGTGGTGGCTAAAGACGGAAGTGGAAAGTACAAGACAATAACTGAAGCCCTTAAAGAGGTACCATTGAAGAGCAATACAACCTTTGTGATTTATGTGAAGGAAGGAGTTTATGAAGAGCAAGTGATGGTGGACAAAAAAATGACCTATGTCATGATGATTGGAGACGGCCCGACTAAGACCAAGATCACAGCTAGCAAGAATGTCATTGATGGAACACCCACATTCAAAAGTGCTACCTTTG CGGCGATCGGATCCAACTTCATCGGAAAAGACTTGTGGTTTGATAACTCAGCTGGGCCTATGAAACACCAGGCTGTGGCACTTCGAGTTCAATCCGACATGTCAATCTTCTACAATTGTAGAATGGACGCCTATCAAGATACTCTCTACCCCCAAACCAAACGTCAATTCTACCGAGATTGCACAATCTCCGGTACTGTTGATTTCATCTTTGGCAATGCTGCTGTCGTGTTACAGAACTGTAAGATCTTAGTGAGGAAGCCAATGCCGAATCAAACCTGCTTTGTCACTGCCCAAGGTCGAGTGGAGATTGATGAGCCCACTGGTATCGTCCTCCAAAATTGCATTATCTCTTCCGACCCTGAGTTCTACCCCATTCGCCATACCAGTAAGTCCTTCCTTGGTCGCCCATGGAAGAAGTTTTCAAGAACCGTAATCATGCAATGCCAAATCGATGACTTGATCCATCCTGAAGGATGGATGCGATGGAGTGATGATTCTACTCTCAAGACTTTGTTTTACACCGAGTTCGATAATAGAGGACCTGGTGcagcaaaagaaaatagagttaagTGGGAGGGAATTAAACAGATCACAGGAAAACAGGCCATCAATTTCACCCCTTCGTTGTTTATTCAGGGTGATGATTGGATCAAGAAGACCGGAATACCGTACACCGGTGGTATGATGAAAATCTAA